The sequence below is a genomic window from Flagellimonas marinaquae.
TATAAATGGTGAAGCATCCGAAGCAATAAAATACTCGTTCTCTCCTATACCGATGGCAAGTGGACTTCCCAACTTGGCCACTACGATCTCATCTGGTTTGTTTTTGTCGAAAACAGCAATGGCATAAGCTCCAACAACCTGATTCAATGCTATCTGCACTGCTTTGCCCAGCTTAACCCCTTCTTTTTTCTTAACTTCTTCTATTAGATTGATGAGCACTTCGGTATCCGTATCGGATTCAAAAGAATACCCCCTTTTTATCAAAGCCTGTTTAATGGACTCGTAGTTTTCTATGATTCCATTGTGTATAATCACCAAGTCGCCAGAATTTGAATAATGGGGATGCGAGTTTACATCGTTCGGCACGCCGTGTGTAGCCCATCTTGTATGGCCCAAGCCCAACTTCCCTTTAATGGGTATCGTGGTCTCCGCCTTGTTTTTTAAATCCTCTACTTTGCCCTTGGTTTTGGCCAAATGGATGTTTTCTCCATCGAAAAGAGAAACACCGGCACTGTCGTACCCTCTGTATTCGAGTCTCTGTAACCCTTTGATTATAATTGGATAGGCATCTCTATGACCTATATAACCGACTATTCCACACATAAGTTTTTTTTTAATTAATAACCATCTGGGGGATTGGTCCTCAAATTTAAAATGTATACGTTAAAATATGCCGTTCTGGTTCTTTAAAACGATAAACGTTTAAAAAACTACGATAAATACAAGGTTAGTTGGCCTTAGTGTAGTAGATTTCAAGCTTTAGCTTTCGGTCTTCTTCTTCTGGGGCAACATTACTTCCATAGAGTATGGTTCCCAATGGGCTCATTGCGGCACCAACCGGATAATCTATCTCTTGCATGTCGCTCCCGAGCGCTTCTTGAACCGCGGTTAAAGCAATGTTCGGGGTTAAGGTCAAGCCCAATTTAGCGTTTACGGAATCCCTAACGATTATATTATTGATGTGCTCCGTAATACGAACCGTGTATTTTACACCTTGATTGTTGCTGGACTGCAACACTCCGTCGTGGCTCGCAAAATATCGCAACGAATTTGGTCCAGAATTCGGCGTTACATCCTCGTTGGCAATATTGTACAGGGGTAGATTGGTTTCTGCGTTGTACAGATAAAGCCTTGGCGGTTCGACCACGGAAGTTCCCAATGTCTCGCGATCCACGTAGAACACCAAATTTGCCTCGTTAATGATCCAATTGTTCTGCTTGATTTCATTGATGATCGTAGCGCCTCCGTTTTCCACTTCATCGAACAAACGCACCTCGGCAAGAGTGGCCCCTCCTTTTACATAAATTCGAGAAGCATTCTCTTCGGAATTCAATGCGCTCTCAATTTGTGAAGGAAGCATGTCGTTTTCGAACACGTTAACCGCATTTCCAGTAATCTGACCATTGGTATTGGCTACCAACAGACGAAGTGTAAAATCTTTCTCCGCGACCACAACTTCCTCAGCCTCGGCATCATAATCGTTATACTCGTAGGTAATAGTGATGTTGGCTTGGGTCAAATCCAACAAGAACATAAGTTGCTCCATATCGGACCCCGCTAAGTGGATACCTCTTATAAAATTTCTAAAATTGGATTGCCTCAACAACTCAGGCTGACCTTCTTTATCCAAAATGTTCTGTTGAAAAAAATCCGGGTTTAGGGGAATTCGAATGCCCGGGGCAATTCTACTCTCTACAACTGTTTGTGATTCATCTACATCTGCCGTATCGGGGTCATCTTCGGCAAAAACCAAGGTTTCGATATCGTCAATGGTTACTGTTTTTTGACCTTCGATTGACAATTCTTCGCCGATAAAAGCCGAAAAATCCTGATTGGAGTAATATTCTTGGGCTTCTTCAAAATTAGAATTCGGGTCCAAATCGCGCAAGAAGTAATTAGATTTGGAAACTGTCAATTCAAAAGTTTGGGTCCTATCGCCGTATATACTGTCCAAATCAAACCTATTGGGATAAATATTGGCAACAAATCCTTCGGCGGTGCCATCTTCGTTTGGGTCGTACGGATTGGAGCCAATGATCCTTTCCTGGTTATCGGTGACACCATCGCCATCGTAATCAGAATTTGGGTCTTCCGCATCCTCGCCACTTTCCAGTTCATCCGGAATACCATCACCATCAGAATCCGGCGAGGGGGCTGTTTGAAAAGGGATGTTCAAATACACTTCCTTTACTGTCTCGTTTTCCTCTACCGTTGTGGCATTATCGTCCGAGTCGGCCGTATCCTCCACCTCTTGCCTCAGGTCTCCAAAGGTTGGGGCTTCGGCGGACAATGCAAGTTGGGAAATTATGCTGGCTTTTCTTTGTCCATATACAGGGTCGTTGAATGTGCCCAGTTGGTACAAAGGCAATTTATTGGTCTGCACGGCAGTTATACCTTTATTAAAGGCAAAAACATCGTACTCTACTTTACCCGTACTGAAGGGTTCTCCTGCAACAACACCTTCGCCAATGGTGTCCATTTCATCATCACACGAAGCGATCAGCAAAAACAAAGTTCCAACAAGTGTCGCAACTTTGGTAATCTTGGAAAATCTCATTCAAACTATTTTAGAACCTCTGTATTATAGAAATTTGTGTATGCCTCCTCTGCTTCTTGAAGCGGGACATAAGGCAATACTGGTACGGAAAGATTATCTATGTGGTTTTTTAAATCCTCGGACAAATCCTCCGCGGCTAAAATAACGGCATCGGAATGATCTACGGCAACCTTTAACAAATTATTATACTCGGGCTTGGAAAGAACGGAAACTTCCTCTTTATCAATACCATCGAAAGCTATTTTGTTGATCATTTCGGCATCCAGCTCACCTTCAAAATCCTTGCCGTAAACGGAAGTAACAATTCTACTATCGGCGAACAAGGGTTCATCAGCATAATATTTTCTGAGGTAAAGTGGCACCATAGAGGCCATCCAGCCATGAACGTGGATAATATCTGGGGACCAGTTCAATTTTTTTACGGTTTCCACAACACCTTTGGCAAAAAAGATGGCGCGTTCGTCGTTATCCGGGAACAAATTCCCATCGGCATCTGCAAATGTTGCCTTTCTTTTAAAATACTCATCGTTATCAATAAAGTAGACCTGAATCCGTTCTTTTGGTATGGAGGCCACCTTAATGATCAAGGGCATATCCATGTCGTTGATCACCAGGTTCATCCCCGATAAACGTATTACCTCATGTAATTGATGCCTTCTTTCGTTAATATTTCCATACCTTGGCATAAATATCCGTATTTGCCCACCATTACTGTTCACCATTCTAGGTGCTTCGTAAGACATTAAGGAAACAGGATTCTCTGGGAGGTAGGGAACTAATTCAGAAGATACAAACAATACCTTTTTACCATTCATAAACGCTTTCTTTTGTTTATCTGAAAAACATAGCTGCAAAAGTACAAAAATTATGCTGATTAGCTGTATTTGTAGTATTTTTGCACCCTTTTGTACCTGTATATGAAGATTTTCGACCGTAAAAAAGAACTCAATGCCTTTAGTTTGGAGGAGCGCAGAAAAGACCGCACCATTGGTCTTGTCCCCACTATGGGCGCATTGCACTCCGGTCATATTTCGTTGGTAAAAAAAGCCTTGGCCGAAAATGATTTTGTGATTGTCAGCATTTTCGTAAATCCCACCCAATTCGACAAAAAGGATGATTTGGAAAAATATCCGAGAACTTTCCAAAAAGATGTAAGCCTTTTAAAAGAAGTATCTGAAAACATAGTTGTTTTTGCACCTACGGTAGATGAGATTTATGCCGGAAACCTTAAATCCGAATCTTACGAGTTCGATGGATTGGACAAAGTAATGGAAGGCGAATTTAGAACAGGACATTTTGACGGTGTCGGCACTATTGTGGAGCTTTTGCTGCGAACTGCCGAACCTAACAAAGCCTATTTTGGAGAAAAAGATTTTCAGCAATTACAGATAATCCGAAAAATGGCCGAAACAAAAGACCTCCCATATACCATAGTAGGATGTGCCATTGAGAGGGAACCCCATGGACTTGCCATGAGTTCCCGAAACGAAAGGCTCTCTAAAGAAACCCGCGAACAGGCCAGTTTCATTTACAAAACCTTACAGACTGCCAAAGCTAAAATTGGCACGAAAAGTGTTAAAGATATTACGGATTGGGTCACTTCTGAATTTGAAAAACAACCCTTGTTCGATTTGGAGTATTTTGAAATAGCCGATGAAAACACATTGACACCCGCTTTAAAAATTCAGGACAACCAAAAATATAGGGCGTTCATTGCCGTTTATGCGGATGGCGTTCGCCTAATTGATAATCTAAGATTGAATTGATATTTTTGCACCATGCAAGTAGAAGTCGTAAAATCTAAAATTCACCGAGTAAAAGTTACCGGGGCAGACCTAAATTATATAGGAAGCATTACCATTGATGAAGATCTTATGGATGCCGCCAATATTATTAGAGGCGAGAAAGTGCAGATCGTGAACAACAACAACGGCGAACGATTGGAGACTTATGCCATTCCCGGACCAAGAGGTTCCGGTGAGTTGACATTGAACGGTGCCGCTGCCCGAAAAGTGGCGGTCGGCGACGTATTGATCCTAATTACCTACGCTTGGATGGATATCGAAGAAGCAAAAACATTTAATCCAGCATTGGTGTTCCCGAACGAGGAAAACAATCTACTCCAATAAATTTTGGGCAAATCCCTAAAAAAATTCCTGAAGATATTTGTACCCATTGGATTTGGGCTTTTCTTGGTTTGGTACTCCTACAACTCCACCACACCGGAAGAACGCAATCAAATTATCCATTACATTTCCAATGCAAGCCCATTCTGGGTGGTAATATCCGTAATTATAGGCATACTGAGCCATATTTCCCGTGCCATTCGCTGGAAATATCTTTTGGAACCCATGGGTTACAGGCCAAAAACCTCAAATACCATATTTATTGTCCTTATATCCTATTTTGCCAACTTGGGCATTCCCCGTTCTGGTGAAATTTTAAGGGCAACAGCACTTACCACCTACGAAAAAGTTCCATTTGAAAAAGGTTTCGGTACAATCGTTACTGAAAGAGTAGTCGATTTACTGATGCTCTTGACCATCATTATGACCACCTTGGTGCTCCAAACCGATTTTATCCTTGGGTTTTTAGAAGAAAAAGGAGTCAATTTCGTAGGCGCTATCGGTATTTTATTAGCAGGCATGATAGGTTTGTTCCTGGGGTCGTACATAATTCGCAAATCAAAATCCCCTTTGGCCCTTAAGCTAAAAGGGTTTCTATCCGGCCTGCAGGATGGAGTCCTCAGTGTTTTTAAAATGAAGAACAAATGGCCGTTTATCCTTCATACTCTTTTTATCTGGACCGCCTATTTTGGCATGTTCTGGGTCATTAAATATACTGTGGAAGAAACCATCCCGTTATCCTTGGGCGAACTATTGGTCGCTTTTGTCGCGGGAGCCTTCGCCATGTCCACAACCAATGGCGGAATAGGCCTGTACCCTATCGCCGTTAGTGCCGCATTGGGCATTTATGGCATCAGCTCCGTTTCCGGGGATGCATTTGGATGGATCATGTGGATCGCCCAAACTATTATGGTGGTTGTTTTTGGTACAATATCCTTTGTTGTATTACCGTTATTGAATAGAAATCGGTAAGCCCCAACCGCTAAAACTTAACCAATGAAAAAAAGTCTATTTTTACTGATAGGCCTTATTTGCCTGAACTCCAATGCCCAGGTAAAAAAAGAAATCTTTGAATCTTTCAAACTCCAGGAACGAAGGGACGTCTCCTATTATTTCCCCGAAGATTATTCCGATGACAAACTGTATCCATTGATCGTGGTTCTCGATGCCGACTACCTTTTTGATTTGGTTGTTGCCAACGTTAAATTCCAAAGTCGATTGGACCGCATGCCCGAGGCCATCGTGGTTGGAATCCACCAAGCAGAAAACGATCTAAGATGGGAAGATTGCGATTATGATGAAGCCTCAGGTTTACCCACCGAAAAAGGTAAAATGTTCTATGAGTTTTTGGGAACGGAATTAATCCCCTACATGGCCACTACATATAAAATTGCCCCCTTTAAAATGTTCGTGGGGTACGACATCACTGCGAATTTTGGCAACTTTTATTTGTTCAAGGACAATTCATTCTTTAACTCTTTTGTGAGTATCTCACCGGTACTGGCAACCGAAATGGAGAATCGTGTCCCCGAGCGTTTGTCCGCATTGGACCAAACTATTTTTTATAATCTAATTGTAGAAAAGGCGCCATCGGACGACAGACAGCGCATACTGCAAATGAACCACAGCATCAATTCCATAAAAAAAGAATCGTTGCACTATTTTTTTGATGAATACGAGGAGGCTGATCACGAATCCATCGCAGCTTACGGGATCAGCAAAGCATTCGATAACGTATTCAAAATATATAGACCAATAACCCCCGAGGAATACAAAACTGAGATTGTTACTTCCGAAGAGCCCGTATTTGACTACTTGGAAAACCGATACAACACCATTGAAGATCTATTTGGGTTTGAAAAACAAGTGGAACTCAACGATATTATGGCCATTTATGCCGCTTGCTTAAAAAAACAAGACTACGATTCCTTAAAGCCATTGGCCGATCTATGCAAAAAAGAATTCCCAGAAACCATGATGGGGTTTTATTTTGAAGCAGAACACTATGAGTTCATCGGTGAGCCCAAAAAGGCATTTAAAGCGTTTGAAAAGGCGTTCCAAATGGAAGAAATCGACTTTTTGACCAAAGATTTGGCTCTGGACAAGATAGATGCTCTGAAAGCAGACTTTGGGTACTAGATTGATCGATTATTGGGTTATTGGATTTATTGGGTATTGACCACTTGGAGTACTCGATCATACAACTCCAAGAATCTATTGCTTCGAAAATCCAAGAATCCAATTCGCAATTCCATATCTTTAGGCTCCTCATTTTATTTTGAATGGCCAAGACCAAAACAGCATTTTTTTGTCAAAATTGTGGAGCTCAATTCCCAAAATGGATCGGGCAATGTTCCTCTTGTAAGGAATGGAACACCATTGTAGAAGAAGTTGTCCAAAAAGAGGACAAAAAAGGGTGGAAAACAGATCGGCCCGCCAACACCTCCAATAAGCCGCTTCGTGTTTCCGAAATAACACAGGAAAAGGAACTCCGCTTGGACACCAAAGACCAAGAGTTCAACCGCGTGTTGGGCGGTGGATTGGTACCAGGGTCTTTAACCTTATTAGGGGGGGAACCCGGTATTGGAAAAAGTACCTTGTTGCTTCAAATCGCGCTAAAACTGCCCTATAAAATACTTTATGTGTCGGGGGAGGAGAGTCAAAGACAAATTAAAATGCGAGCAGACCGTATTCAACCTAAAAGCGAGAATTGCTACATCCTTACCGAGACCAAAACACAAAATATATTCCAGCAGATTGCCTCTATTGAGCCCGATTTAGTGGTCATCGACTCTATTCAGACCCTGCACACGGATTATATCGAATCCGCAGCGGGGAGCATTTCCCAAATCCGGGAATGCACCGCGGAACTGATCAAATTTGCCAAGGAAAGTCATACTCCTGTTATTTTGGTAGGACACATCACCAAAGATGGAACTATTGCAGGCCCCAAGATTTTGGAGCATATGGTGGATACCGTTCTCCAGTTTGAAGGAGACCGCAATTATGTATATCGCATTCTCCGTTCCCTTAAAAACCGCTTTGGTTCCACTGCCGAACTGGGCATTTACGAAATGCAAGGAAGCGGCCTACGCGAAGTGAACAATCCATCGGAGGTGCTTATTTCCAAAAATGACGAAGACCTCAGCGGCACTGCCATCGCAGCCACGGTGGAAGGTATGCGACCCTTGTTGATAGAAATTCAGGCCTTGGTTAGCACAGCGGTCTACGGAACACCACAACGTTCCGCCACAGGTTTTAATGCCAAACGTTTGAACATGCTCTTGGCCGTTTTGGAAAAACGCGCAGGTTTTAAGTTAGGGGCAAAAGATGTTTTTTTAAACATCACCGGTGGAATATCCGTGGATGATCCTGCCATTGACCTGGCTGTTATGGCCGCCATCCTATCAAGCAATTCCGATATCGCCATAGAAAAAGGCGTTTGTTTTGCCGCAGAAGTCGGACTTGCGGGAGAAATTAGGCCAGTGCAACGAGTAGATCAGCGCATTCTCGAAGCCGAAAAATTGGGCTTTTCCAAAATATTTGTCTCCAAAAACAATAAGATAGGTTTAAAACAATCCGGCATACAGATTCAAAAAGTATCCAAGATCGAGGACGTCGTTGCTCATCTCTTTGGTTGATTTAAGGAGCAGGGTTTGGAATGGCGTTGTGTATTTCCTCAATGCCATCCAATACCTCATCGGAAAGGTCCACATCGATACTGGCGATGTTTTCCTTGAGTTGTTCCATAGTGGTAGCGCCAATGATATTGCTCGTTAGAAATGGTCGGGTATTTACAAATGCCAAGGCCATTTGAGCGAGGCTAAGATTGTGCGCCTTGGCCAAGTCAGCATATTTTTGTGTGGCCTGTGTAGCAGTTTCTCCACTATAGCGACTATAGTTTGGGAATAAGGTTATCCGTGCTTTTCTAGGTGGGATTTCGGTAAGGTATTTACCGCTCAGCACCCCAAATCCAAGAGGAGAGTACGCCATTAAACCAATTTGTTCCCTCATCGAGATTTCGGAAAGACCTACTTCAAAAAGTCGGTTAAGAAGGCTATACGGGTTCTGAATGGTACGCATTCGGGGCAATCCTTGGTGGACTTTGCTCTCCTCCAAATAGCGCATGGTGCCCCAAGGGGTTTCGTTGGACAATCCTACATGCCTAATCTTACCTTCGGCAATCAAATCTCGTAGGGTCTCCAAAACTTGGTGTATGTTGTCGTCCCAAACATCAACAGCATGGGCATTGTAACCTCTTTGACCAAAATAATTGGTATTTCTTTCTGGCCAATGGAGTTGGAACAGGTCAATATAATCGGTCTGTAATCGCCTTAGGCTTCCTTCTACCGCACTAACCAAAGCTTCTTTACTGAACCCGGTACTTCGAATATGGTTTGCGACCTGCCCCGGTCCTGCAATTTTTGAAGCCAAGACCACCCTATCCCGATTCCCTGTTTTTTTGAACCAATTCCCGATCAATTCTTCTGTAACGGCATATAATTCCTTTTTGGCCGGAACGGGATATAATTCTGCTGTATCAAAAAAGTTAACGCCTTGGTCTAGGGCATAGTCCATTTGCTCCTGCGCTTCCTCTTCATTGTTTTGCCGCCCCCAGGTCATGGTGCCCAAGCAAATTTTGCTGATTCGGATATCGGTATGCGGGATTCTGGTATATTTCATTTTTTACAAATTAGGACGGTTAACGATTGGGGCTCTCAAACCCAACCATCTTACTTTCTACCTTTAGAATAGCATTATTTTTCAACCTCCAATAAAATGGGGCAGTGATCACTATGTTTGGCTTCGGACAAGATCACGGAACGCTTTAACCGATCTTCCAAAGGATCGGCCACCATGCCATAATCCAAACGCCAGCCTTTGTTGTTGGCCCTGGCATTGGCGCGGTAACTCCACCAGGTGTAATTATCGGGTTCCTTATTGAAATGCCTAAAACTGTCAATAAAGCCACTTTTCATAAAATTGCCGATCCATTCGCGTTCCACAGGCAAGAATCCCGATACGTTTTTGTTTCGGACAGGATCATGAATATCTATAGCTTCATGACAAATATTATAGTCTCCCAACACAATTAAATTGGGACGTTCTTTCCGAAGCTCATCTGCATATTTCTGAAAATCGTCCATATACGTCAATTTAAAATCCAGGCGATCCATATTGGTGCCGGATGGCAAGTACATGCTCATTATGGAAACGTCTCCGTAGTCGGCTCGGATATTTCTTCCTTCATGATCCATGTAGTCGATACCCGTACCAAATTCCACATGGTCCGGCTCCTCTTTACAAAGTAAGGCCACGCCACTATATCCTTTTTTTTGGGCGCTGAACCAATAATTATGGGAATATCCTGCCTCTTTAAAAACAGTAGTATCCAATTGCTCCTCCATGGCCTTGGTCTCCTGCAGGCAAACCACGTCAGGGCTCACCGTTTCCAACCATTCCACAAATCCTTTTTTAAGCGCTGCCCGAATACCGTTTACATTGTAGGATACAATTTTCATATACTCAATTTTGTTCAAAAATAGCTATTGTGAACGGCTCCTTAAAATTGAATTTACCTATGAATCTATCAATGGAATGAATTGATGTCCCATTTTTTGATCTTTTCGTTTACTTTTAAGCCAAAAAGCTTCCTCATGACAGCTCTTGTTCTAATCGATGTCCAACGCGGACTACAAGAAATCGGGTTTTACGGCACAGAAAGAAACAATATGGATGCCGAGGAAAATTGCGGAAGGTTATTAACGTTCTTCAGGAAAAAACAATGGCCCATCTTTCATGTAAAACATAATTCCACCGACCTTGGTTCCCCTTTGCACCCAGGTAAAGTAAGTAACTCTTTTCATCCGGCCGTGGAACCTATGATCAATGAACCGATTTTTGAGAAAACGGTGAACAGTGCTTTTATTGGCACTGAACTGGAGGCTCGATTAAAAACAGAGCACATCACTAATTTAGTGATAGCGGGTCTAACGATAGAACATTGCATTTCCACCTCGGTAAGGATGGCGTCGAATTTAGGTTTTACCGTTATTTTGGTTTCCGATGCGACCGCTGCCTTCGATAAAATAGGACACGATTGCAACACATACGCTGCTGATGTTATTTTCCACGCAGAACTGGCCAACCTTAAAGATGAGTTCGCAACGATAAAGGATACCGACACCATATTGAAAGAACTTGATCATTAGTCCCTATTTTTACAACTCTAATAATTCTGTTATTCTTATGGTAAGATCAGCATCATTTTTTTTATTATGTTTCTTCCTTGCAATCGTACAATTGTTCAGTCAGTCCGAACCGCTTAAAATTGGAATCGCAGGACTTACGCATACCCATGTTCACTCGATTTTGGGCCGTGATGCCATTGGCGACATCAAAATTGTGGGCATTGCAGAGCCAAATCGTAAGCTTGCCCAACAATATGCCGATCAACACGGGTTTTCCATGGATTTGGTGTACAACAGCCTAGAAGAAATGATTGCCGCCACCCAACCAGAGGCAGTAACCGCATTTGGCAACATATTCGATCATTTGGAAGTAGTTCAGACCTGTGCACCAAAAGGAATCCATGTTATGGTAGAAAAACCATTGGCGGTAAATATGCGACATGCCAAAAAAATGAAAGCGCTTGCACAAGAACACCGTATACATCTGCTCACCAATTACGAAACCACTTGGTACCCGACCAACCATAAAGCGAAAACCCTCTTGGACAATGGCGAAATTGGAGACCTTAAAAAAGTCGTTGTCCGGGATGGTCATCGCGGACCCGTGAAAATTGGTGTTAACGAAGAATTTCTGGAGTGGCTCCAAGATCCCGTGCTCAATGGCGGTGGTGCCCTCACCGATTTTGGCTGTTACGGGGCAAATCTTACGACGTGGCTATTACAAGGCAAAAAACCTAATACCGTTACCGCTGTTACCCAACAATTACAGGCGGAAAACAATCCCAAAGTAGATGATGATGCCGTTATAATTCTTACTTATGACGGCTGCCAAGCGGTATTACAACCTTCTTGGAATTGGCCCATAGGCAGAAAGGATATGGAACTTTATGGCTTAACAGGTGCTATTTATGCAGATAACAGAAATACACTTCGGGTAAGAACTGCAGAAGGTTATGATGGCTACCAAGAAGAAATCTCAATCTTAGAAGAAAGACCCTATCCCTACAACGACCCATTTTCACTTTTGGTTGCTGTGGTGCGCGGTTCCGTTGAGTTAAACCCAAATAATCTAAACGCGCTCGAAAACAATATGACCGTAGTGGAAATATTGGATGCTGCACGCAAAAGTGCAAAAACGGGCAAAACCATCAAACTAAAAAAATAACCTCTACCAACATTTGTTTCCAATGAGAGTCTTTGTTTCCCTATTATGTGTATCACTGCCCTTACTTTTACTGGGCCAGATTTCCCCAAAAGACTCCATAACCCAATTGGATGAAATTATTCTAGTCCAGAACGCCGTTCCAAAAAAAGCCACGGGAATCACTCCTTCTTCAAAAATTGCCGGTCAAACCTTTGAGCGTTTCAACCCCACGGACATCCCTTCTGCCATCAATCAGATTTCGGGTGTTTATATTTTATCGGGAGCCATCAACACCAACCGCATAACAGTTCGAGGCATTGGAGCAAGGACACCATACGGAACCAATAAACTACGCATGTACTTTAATGGAATCCCTGTAACCAATGGTACCGGCTCTTCTACCATTGAAGCTTTCGACTTTGAAAACCTGGGTGCCATAGAGATCATAAAAGGACCTAAAGGCACTGCGCATGGCTCCAATCTTGGCGGAGCTTTTATTTTGGACACCAAAGCGTCCATTGAAAATAAGACGCAATTGACCAATACGTTTTCGGTCGGCTCTTATAACATGGTAAAGGACAACCTAACATTTTCGCATGCAGAAGATGGTCTTAAACTAAGTTTAAGCTATAATCATTTGGAAACCGATGGGTTTCGCCAGAACAATGAATTTGAGCGTGATGGATTTTTACTGAACACACAATTCCGAACGGGAAGAAACAGTAGTTTGTCCTTTTTAATGAACTATATTGATTACACGGCCCATATTCCAAGCTCCATTAACCAAACGGATTTTGATGAGGACCCTACCCGTGCTGCATCAAACTGGCTGGCCGCAAAAGGATATGAAGCTAACAAATATGTTTTAACGGGTCTCTCGCATACGTATCGATTTTCACAACATCTTCAAAATACAACCAGTATATTTTATACCTATTTGGACCATTACGAACCAAGGCCATTCAATATTTTGGACGAATTCACCAATGGGTTTGGTTTTAGAACCGTTTTTGAAGGCGATCTTGGCAAGGTTCAATTTACTTTAGGGAGTGAATTCTATAAAGATGAATACCACTGGGGCACGTATCAAAATTTATATGAGGAAAACAATGGCAATGGCAGTTTACAGGGAACTCAACTTAATGACAATATAGAATTCCGTCGACAATTCAACCTTTTTGGAACGCTTACCTATCCCATTACCTCTGCATTTTTGGTACAGGCCGGTCTCAACTTGAACAAAACCCATTACGACTATAGGGATTTGTTCAACCAAGGAGCAGAAAACGCATCGGCAGAGCGTGATTTTGATGCTATTTTACTTCCAAACCTTGGACTCAACTACCAATTAAAAAATGGAAAGATCTATGCGAACATTAGTCGGGGTTTTTCCAATCCCAGTTTGGAAGAAACATTGACTCCCGAAGGCGTCATCAACCCGGTTATTGCACAAGAAACAGGTATAAGTTATGAGTTGGGAAGTGAGTGGTCGCTGTTTGAAAAGAGACTTACAGCCAACATTGTCCTATATCGAATGAACGTAAAAAACCTTTTGGTGGCCCAACGTGTTGGTGAAGACCAATATATTGGCAGAAATGCGGGAGAGACCCGCCATCAAGGGTTGGAACTGGACCTGCA
It includes:
- a CDS encoding TonB-dependent receptor family protein; the encoded protein is MRVFVSLLCVSLPLLLLGQISPKDSITQLDEIILVQNAVPKKATGITPSSKIAGQTFERFNPTDIPSAINQISGVYILSGAINTNRITVRGIGARTPYGTNKLRMYFNGIPVTNGTGSSTIEAFDFENLGAIEIIKGPKGTAHGSNLGGAFILDTKASIENKTQLTNTFSVGSYNMVKDNLTFSHAEDGLKLSLSYNHLETDGFRQNNEFERDGFLLNTQFRTGRNSSLSFLMNYIDYTAHIPSSINQTDFDEDPTRAASNWLAAKGYEANKYVLTGLSHTYRFSQHLQNTTSIFYTYLDHYEPRPFNILDEFTNGFGFRTVFEGDLGKVQFTLGSEFYKDEYHWGTYQNLYEENNGNGSLQGTQLNDNIEFRRQFNLFGTLTYPITSAFLVQAGLNLNKTHYDYRDLFNQGAENASAERDFDAILLPNLGLNYQLKNGKIYANISRGFSNPSLEETLTPEGVINPVIAQETGISYELGSEWSLFEKRLTANIVLYRMNVKNLLVAQRVGEDQYIGRNAGETRHQGLELDLQYQGKLSRSLTFSPNLSYTLNDHSFLDFVDNDNDYSGNPLTGVPKNRLSSGIDFRHSNGLLLHLTHQFVDEIPLTDANTINSDSFNVFHMKLGFRTSLSQNISLGLNAGVNNIFDTNYAQSILINATGFGGSQPRYFYPGNGRNLFGGIQLNYVF